A part of Streptomyces sp. NBC_00557 genomic DNA contains:
- a CDS encoding YigZ family protein, whose translation MQDQYRTVARAGVHETEINRSRFLCALAPAATEQEAQDFIASVRKEHADATHNCWAYVIGADASVQKASDDGEPGGTAGVPMLQMLLRREMRYVVAVVTRYYGGVKLGAGGLIRAYGGAVGETLDVLGTLTRRRFRLATVTVDHQRAGKLQNDLRATGREVRDVRYGEQAAIEIGLPDADVDAFRAWLADATAGTAGFELGGEAYGDA comes from the coding sequence ATGCAGGACCAGTACCGCACAGTCGCCCGCGCGGGCGTGCACGAGACCGAGATCAACCGCTCCCGGTTCCTGTGCGCCCTCGCCCCGGCCGCCACCGAGCAGGAGGCGCAGGACTTCATCGCGTCCGTGCGCAAGGAGCACGCCGACGCCACCCACAACTGCTGGGCGTACGTCATCGGCGCCGACGCCTCCGTGCAGAAGGCGAGCGACGACGGCGAGCCGGGCGGCACGGCGGGCGTCCCCATGCTGCAGATGCTGCTGCGCCGTGAGATGCGCTACGTCGTCGCAGTCGTCACCCGGTACTACGGAGGCGTCAAGCTCGGCGCCGGCGGACTCATCCGCGCCTACGGCGGAGCCGTCGGCGAGACCCTGGACGTGCTCGGCACGCTCACCCGGCGCCGCTTCCGGCTGGCCACGGTGACCGTCGACCACCAGCGGGCCGGGAAGCTGCAGAACGACCTGCGCGCCACCGGACGCGAGGTCCGCGACGTCCGCTACGGCGAGCAGGCCGCCATCGAGATCGGGCTGCCGGACGCCGACGTGGACGCCTTCCGCGCCTGGCTCGCCGACGCGACAGCGGGCACGGCCGGCTTCGAACTGGGCGGCGAAGCCTACGGAGACGCCTGA